Proteins co-encoded in one Stenotrophomonas maltophilia genomic window:
- the lpxK gene encoding tetraacyldisaccharide 4'-kinase codes for MAGKGTQTPPYWYDGTPVPWAMRLLAPLYAGVTALRRRAYRRGWRKRHALPVPVIVVGNITAGGTGKTPLTIALVERLRAAGWKPGVASRGYGREDADTPLWVQADTPTAKGGDEPVLIAWKTGVPVRVDRDRVAAGRALVEAGCDVIVCDDGLQHYRLARDIEIEVVDAQRRYGNGLMIPAGPLREPVSRASECDFRVVNLGQAEAESAAQACGFGQWPMVLQIDSAQPLAGGRARPLSYFKGQRVHAVAGIAHPQRFFDMLRARGLGVVPHAFADHQAYQPQDLSFGSQLPVLMTEKDAVKCRAFGNDWHYAVPLRAELPAAFWVALTDRLDKLRPN; via the coding sequence ATGGCAGGCAAGGGTACCCAGACCCCGCCGTACTGGTATGACGGCACGCCGGTTCCGTGGGCGATGCGCCTGCTGGCACCGCTGTATGCCGGCGTCACCGCGCTGCGCCGTCGTGCCTACCGGCGCGGTTGGCGCAAGCGCCACGCATTGCCGGTACCGGTCATCGTGGTCGGCAACATCACCGCAGGGGGGACCGGCAAGACGCCGCTGACCATCGCCCTGGTTGAACGCCTGCGTGCGGCCGGCTGGAAGCCGGGTGTGGCCAGTCGTGGCTATGGCCGCGAAGACGCCGACACACCGCTGTGGGTGCAGGCCGATACGCCGACCGCCAAGGGCGGCGATGAGCCGGTGCTGATCGCCTGGAAGACCGGCGTGCCGGTACGCGTGGACCGCGACCGGGTGGCGGCTGGCAGGGCGTTGGTCGAGGCCGGCTGTGATGTGATCGTCTGTGATGACGGCCTGCAGCACTACCGCCTGGCGCGCGATATCGAGATCGAAGTTGTCGATGCGCAGCGCCGCTATGGCAACGGCCTGATGATTCCAGCCGGACCGCTGCGTGAACCGGTGAGCCGCGCCAGCGAATGCGACTTCCGCGTGGTCAACCTCGGCCAGGCCGAGGCGGAAAGCGCGGCCCAGGCCTGTGGTTTCGGGCAGTGGCCGATGGTGTTGCAGATCGACAGCGCGCAGCCGCTGGCCGGTGGTCGCGCGCGCCCGCTGTCCTACTTCAAGGGCCAGCGCGTGCATGCAGTGGCCGGCATCGCGCACCCGCAGCGCTTCTTCGACATGCTGCGTGCGCGTGGCCTCGGCGTGGTGCCGCATGCCTTTGCCGACCACCAGGCCTACCAGCCGCAGGATCTGTCCTTTGGCAGTCAGCTGCCGGTACTGATGACCGAGAAGGATGCGGTGAAATGCCGTGCGTTCGGCAACGATTGGCACTACGCGGTGCCACTGCGCGCCGAGCTGCCGGCCGCGTTCTGGGTGGCGCTGACCGATCGCCTGGACAAGCTGCGACCGAACTGA
- the msbA gene encoding lipid A export permease/ATP-binding protein MsbA translates to MSSHHAPVWPIYKRLLGYTRTYWVFMVGAVIAMVVEALAGYHFTKLMEPLVNRGFVNPEPRMAVILPLTILGLFLMRSVATWVSDYTLAKTGRSVVRDLREQVLQKYLHLPSSHFDTEATPVMVSRLNFDTEQVTQASADALKTVVADTLTIIAMLAVMLQMSVKVTLAMLLVVPLIGGIVSYVGKRYRRISRGIQDGMGTMAQTAEQSLAAQQEVKVHGTQQHEISRYSRLANRMLALNMKVEVTRAAASSVVQFLAALALAVIVWVSTREALAGKLNAGQFMGLMTSMMAIIPSLRRLTSVQTSISRGVAAAERLFGILDMPVERDQGRTTVQRVRGELAFDHVMLRYREDSGIALDDISFIARPGTVTAIVGRSGSGKTSLIRLVPRFYEPSGGVITLDGVALDDYPLADLRRQVAIVGQKVMLFDDTIAANIAYGMEASDEQIRAAAEAANAWEFIARMPQQLQTPVGENGALLSGGQRQRLAIARAILRDAPILILDEATAALDNESERLVQDALQRLMPERTTLVIAHRLSTIEHADQVLVMDHGRIVERGTHRELLEMGGLYQHLHSMQFRERQD, encoded by the coding sequence ATGAGTTCCCATCACGCGCCGGTGTGGCCGATCTACAAACGTCTGCTGGGCTACACCCGCACCTACTGGGTGTTCATGGTGGGTGCGGTCATCGCCATGGTGGTTGAAGCCCTGGCCGGCTATCACTTCACCAAGCTGATGGAGCCGCTGGTCAACCGCGGTTTCGTCAACCCCGAACCGCGCATGGCGGTGATCCTGCCGCTGACCATCCTGGGCCTGTTCCTGATGCGCAGCGTGGCCACCTGGGTCAGCGACTACACGCTGGCCAAGACCGGCCGCAGCGTGGTGCGCGACCTGCGCGAGCAGGTGCTGCAGAAGTACCTGCACCTGCCGTCGTCGCACTTCGATACCGAAGCGACGCCGGTGATGGTCAGCCGCCTGAACTTCGATACCGAACAGGTCACCCAGGCCAGCGCCGATGCACTCAAGACCGTGGTGGCCGATACCCTGACCATCATCGCGATGCTGGCGGTGATGCTGCAGATGAGCGTCAAGGTCACCCTGGCGATGCTGCTGGTGGTGCCGCTGATCGGTGGCATCGTGTCCTATGTGGGCAAGCGCTACCGCCGCATCAGCCGTGGCATCCAGGATGGCATGGGCACGATGGCGCAGACCGCCGAGCAGTCGCTGGCGGCACAGCAGGAAGTGAAGGTGCACGGCACCCAGCAGCACGAGATCTCGCGCTACTCGCGCCTGGCCAACCGCATGCTGGCGCTGAATATGAAGGTGGAAGTCACCCGCGCCGCCGCCTCCAGCGTGGTGCAGTTCCTGGCGGCACTGGCGCTGGCGGTGATCGTCTGGGTGTCCACCCGCGAAGCGCTGGCTGGCAAGCTCAACGCGGGCCAGTTCATGGGCCTGATGACCTCGATGATGGCCATCATTCCGTCGCTGCGACGCTTGACCAGCGTGCAGACCTCGATCTCGCGCGGTGTGGCTGCCGCCGAGCGCCTGTTCGGCATCCTCGACATGCCGGTGGAGCGCGACCAGGGCCGCACGACGGTGCAGCGCGTGCGGGGTGAGCTTGCATTCGACCACGTCATGCTGCGCTACCGCGAAGACAGCGGCATCGCCCTGGACGACATCAGCTTCATCGCCCGGCCGGGCACCGTCACGGCCATCGTCGGCCGCTCCGGCAGCGGCAAGACCAGCCTGATCCGGCTGGTGCCGCGCTTCTATGAGCCCAGTGGCGGTGTCATCACTCTCGATGGCGTGGCCCTGGACGATTACCCGCTGGCCGACCTGCGCCGGCAGGTGGCGATCGTCGGGCAGAAGGTGATGCTGTTTGACGACACCATCGCCGCCAACATCGCCTATGGCATGGAAGCAAGTGATGAACAGATCCGTGCCGCGGCCGAAGCCGCCAACGCCTGGGAGTTCATCGCACGCATGCCGCAGCAGCTGCAGACCCCGGTCGGCGAGAACGGTGCGCTGCTGTCCGGCGGCCAGCGCCAGCGCCTGGCGATTGCCCGCGCGATCCTGCGTGATGCCCCGATCCTGATCCTCGATGAAGCCACGGCGGCGCTGGACAACGAGTCCGAGCGGCTGGTTCAGGATGCATTGCAGCGCCTGATGCCGGAACGCACCACGCTGGTCATCGCTCATCGCCTGTCGACCATCGAACATGCCGACCAGGTGCTGGTGATGGACCACGGCCGCATTGTCGAACGCGGCACCCACCGCGAGCTGCTCGAGATGGGGGGGCTGTACCAGCACCTGCACAGCATGCAGTTCCGCGAAAGGCAGGACTGA